GGACTGATAGAAATTTCCTAAATATCTAAAATCATTCCATGAACCTGTGTctaaaaattattgaatgaaaTGCTTTCTATAgtctctttcaaatataaaaccCCGTGATCTATATTCTTATTTTGATACAAGATGTTAAGCAAATGTAATTTACATTATATAGCAGTATGTCAATTAAATGTAATTTACTTAATTCattgtcattaaaataaattaaaaaaaattaagaacagggacgcctgggtggctcagtggttgagcctttggcccagggtgtgatcctggagacccgggattgagtcccacatcgggctccctgcatggagcctgcttctcctctctctgcctgtgtctctgcctttctctcggtgtgactcatgaataaataaataaaaatcttaaaaaaataaaaataaaaaaataaaaagttaagaacaaggaaaattatcTCCTAATGTTCAATGTGGTACTTCACCACAACATATTTTACTATACacaatacatatttaaaaactttttaaaaagttcctgtGGGAAATGACAGTGTCATTTGGGTCTATTAAAGCACCATTCTGGTTGCACAAACTAGAAAGAGAAGTTGCACTGTGGTAATACTAGTCTTTATCTTAGAGACCAACAGTCATTTTGCAAATTTGTAGTATCATTTCCCTAAACAACTCAGGACCAAATTGTACTTCAGTTCCTCAGTTCTACTTTTTTGTGGAGACAGAAACACAGCTCttggttctatttgtttttcttttaggcaCTGCTAACAGAGTTATAACTTATTGTACCATGAATAATTATGAAATAGTATTGACAGGTGAAGGATGTAATAAATTAGACATCTCTTCATTTTAGAGAAGATGGAAACatcattggttttcttttctcaattAAATATGtgtgaatcaaaagaaaaaacttttttcaaGTTAATACATGgttcaggaaaagaagaaacaagcaaAGAAGCCAAAATCAGGTAAAATCATGATCagctttatacttttaaaaacatgattgatgttgaatatttattagcacttgtttttaaaatatctgattgAAAATATACTGAATATACTGTTacgactggggaaaaaaaagtctcttaatTAGGAGTAAACACCTGTTAAATCtaaagtgcttttattttagaaaaaagtacAATAATTTTAACACAGAGAAGAACTAGTGACAatcttaattgaaatataatctCAAATACTTTACAATCActgagggaaaaaacaaaatatatttccatatgcTATCCTAATTCTTCCACAGACTGAATAAAATTCACCAGGAAAACCATTGAGTCATTGAGTGTGTGTGGGAAGTAGATGGTGGGTGAGAAGGGATGTTCAGGTAATTACCAATCCCAAATTTGTTTGACAGTCAGAAGGAAAGATTTTAATTGTCATCCAACTTGTCCTGAAGCTAATGCCTTTTTTGTTACAgagctaaggaaaaaagaaataggctaAGTCTTCTCGTGCAGAAACCTGAGTTTCATGAAGAAACCCACTTCAGTAGATCTGGGCACTTGGCCAGAGAAACAAGGTGAAtaacttttaattatttgaagGAAGATTTTTGCTGATTCTATCATTAAAGGtttaagaaagaggaaattaGGGATTTCCATTTTATTGGAAATTATACAGTAATATAAGGAAGGTTAGAGATCTCATTTCAAAAAAGTAAGAATATTCCATAAAATTAAACCACTTTAATAGCTTGAATTAAATAAccttataaaaatttaaagatgctcttttaaaattatatacctgccaattttaaatgatatattttacttcttataAACTGATGAAATACTCATTAAATTAAGAGTTTTCACTGTGTAATATTGTCATAGAGGAGACCTAGTCATCTCTTTCCTTAGTGGTTTGGAAAAAGTGCCTTTAGGAATAAAGGCAAAAAAGCATGAGAAGgaatgttttgtcatttttagcCATTTCTTTAATTCAAACAGAAAATTAAGTGGCCTTATATACTAGGATAATAAAAATTCTTCTAAATGAAAAATGACCAATAAAAGATCAAAGACAAATATAAACAACTTTGTAaattataactataaaatatttgttgtattacaactttttaaatatatattttatccctTTAGAGCTTCATTAGCCAAACTTCCtgtatctgtttaaaaaaaattgctgcaTTACGTGGTGAGAGCTTAAAGGAAATTgcagtttaaaatatttgactACAAGATATTATCAGTTAGGTTCTTCTATTTGCTGAAATAAACTGGATATGCAGAGATAAATagttttctcaagaaaaaaaaagataattgatttctttttctttgttcttaacaTAACAcatgattaattttctttttttaagatattacttatttattcacaagagacacaggaaaaaggcagagacacaggcagagggagaagcaggctccctgctgggatctgatgcaggactcaataccaggacctgggatcatgatctgagccaaaggcagatgctcaaccactgagctacccaggtgtccccatatgaTTAGTTTCAAATAAAGTAATTCATACACTCATGAGAAAATACTTAATGTTATTTTAACATATTGTTTGagaggaaaaaatcaataaaaatgttgaccaatatttttgaagttttcaatATAAATACAACTttcattacataataataataaaaaaaaaccctatggcTGAGAAGAGCAGTGTTACAGCATATGTTCATTCGAGCAGATCCATAAACAGAATTTCTGCATACTCCTTtataaacattttgtttcttGAACAGAGTCTCCCCTGAAGAAGCAGTGATATGGGGTGAATCATTTGATAAACTGCTTTCTCATAAAGGTTAGTGGTCTTTTTCCCAAATGCTTTGTGTCTTAATAGAAAATTATGCAAAGTATGCATGTAACTCTACAAAGCAGGCTGTCATAAAAATGTAGTCTGATTAGTAATTTACAGCAATCCAAGTTTCTGATcaaaagaaataactaaattaTAGAATAGTCAacaaatggcaaatattttttaaatattttgattttactaaaaaataataattgtggtTGAAATAATATTATCTCTTTGTGCTGTGATTAATAGtttcaaatgttttaatttattgatttttgaatgaAATCCTTGGTTTTTAAGTACCCGATTATCcgtgttatttttattgttaagtgATCTAAAATCTAAAGTAGtacttttttaagttatttatttattcatgagagagagagagagagaggcatagacacaggcagagggagaagcaggctccatgcagggagcccgatgtgggaatccatctggggactccagggtcacaccccggttggaaggcggcgctaaaccgctgagccacaggaaCTGCCCTAAAGTAGTTCTTTTATTCGAAATTCAGGAAACCCtcttgaaaatactttttctcaaattttgtaaatatttcaccCTTCATAtcaattatctatttttaaagcagaatttcaTTGAAGAGTTGAGAATCAGATGGGTATTTAAGATGAAGCTCTGTAGATGAAGTAGAACATGAGGACAAATATTGACTTCTTGTTTGTTCAAACTATGATAAAGCATGAGTCAGAGGACAGGTTGTCTAGATTattactctttttattattttttttaatttgacagttTATTGTAAGGAAACagatatcttttcatatgtggATGCTCAAACCCAGCACATCACCTGATAAATATTAACTGCTCAAATAATATAACCAAATTTGTTGCTAGGAAAAAGGTAGCCCAGGTTCCTTTGAGGGCTGAATTCTGGTTTTCCTCTGCTACATAATCTTAGCTAAGCTTCCTAATACCTCTGACTTTTAGCTTCTTCAACTGTAAATGGAGATAACAATGTCTTTAGCTCCAATAGGAATGGATTTCtctcaggattaaatgagatgaataaGAAACCAATAACTAACACTACACAAATGTAAATTAGTActtctattaagaaaaataataattatcaacaataaatttaagaatctttttctatttttcagtttattcCCAACTGGgtaaaattacttaaaagatGAAATTTCAATTTAAAGAAACATATAAGTTGTACTTATTTGTTGAACTTAGTAAATTGGTACCTAATCTATTCATCATACTCTCATGACCCATACAGAGAGAAGAAATATTCAGTGAGGATAATTAGACCTACAGAAAATTTTCCCTTGGCATTCTGTAATCATTCCGTTTTACAAGTAGTCAAAACTGGgtggaaaaaattaaatctgctgctctctcttttttctctgctgGTGGAAATATTAAAGAGCTATAAAATAGCAGCAGTTTGAATCAAGAGGGTTCAACATGATAACAAAAGTCAGCACTGACCCACTTGGACATTATTATCATTGCTCTTGATCAAAGTGCTAATTAAATTATATCGAATTCACAAAAAATTGTTACCAGTATTCTTTTAATCAATCCCCCTCAAaatccaattatttttaattgcaaagcttattataatattaaattataaagctTAAAATAATCAGCTAAAAAAGTCTTTTGTTTGCAGTGGTTGAATTCAGCTCATTTCCACTGTCTTGACTccaggcaaacaaaaaaaaaaaaaagaagaagaaggaaagatctTATACTCattagtatacacacacacacacacacacacacacaccccaagaaAGACCTTATTCTATCAAATTTTACAGAATTCCCCTTTGGTTAAATGAGTAAGTTTCTCAAATTCTGTATGTCATGTCTATATAAAGGAGATAGAGATTGTATTAAATTATTCAGATGGGAAGTGCAATgagaaatcaaacaaaatataaaatcaaaataaaatagaaatttgagtAGTTTGACAAAAATGGCTGATATTAAAAGCAGTGTATGCTGATTATTAGCATCTTTAGAAATAGAGCCACAGAATAGATGGTTCTTACTCTAGATATTAGGGGATTAAACAAAATTCACTAGCTGGACAAGAAGAGAGACCATCCAAGTGAAGAGCCAACATAGGCATGGGGCAGTAATCAGTGCAACTTATTTAGGgagttaaaaagaaagtaattctTTGTTGagaaacaatttgaaaaaggAAGAGTGTCTTGGGATGACAGACAATAGATGAGATAAAACGGAAAGAGCATGGGTTTGTTATATTTCACAGAACCAACAGAATCCATGGAGTGTTTTGATAATCCTACTATTTTATCCAAATCTCAATATTCAAACatagttttaactcttttaaaaattaaaaagaacagaagataAAATCGAAGAAAATCTAACCAAAGTATGGGCTTTAGTTAATACagtgtataaatatttgtttatcaaGTATAACATATGTACCTTAccaatgtaagatgttaataataggaggAAACTGGTTGTAGGATGTAAGAAAACTGCACTATCTTCATAACTTTTCAATAAATCTAGACctactcagaaataaaatgttcctcatttgtttctttaCAGATATTaggatacatttttttcatcatcacCATTTGACAAATTTGTCTGAAATTGTAAATGAACCATAAATATCTATAATTTAACCACATATATAGAAATCAATAATTTCTAATGCTATatttaatagaaacaaaaattatgaataaataaaaaatcaatatcaGATTATATCTGTGTTTCATAATCATCAATTTCAACTAATTTTAGTTATTAGTCTTATTGATTGActttatcaatataaaattagtcaattccaataaaattatatttatatgcatattacaCTTAAGCATATATGTGTTTTTGTATACATGCATGATAATGTTGCTGAACAATATATGTTTGAAAATAATTAGCTAGTTATAAAAATGCTATATAACTTGCAATGTATTGTGTAGccttttagaaattattaaaagagATTAAATAGATGAGTGCAAGATTTCAACAGGCGGAAGGAAAAATATTCCTGAGCCAATAAAAAGGCAGGAGAATGACAAGGGAAATAAGAGATTTTGGTGTAACTTGGAAAAGCAAGCAGTTCACTTTCACTAGGGTGGAGTAGGGAATGAACACATTGGGAAATCAAGTTACGGACAAATTTTGAAAGAGATTGTTAGAAAACTCTGATGGACAGAAAAATAGAATTCTATACATGCAATGTCGACTCCCTGCAAGATTGtcacaaatataaaagctaacctcAAGGTAAGGgctattttggaaagaaaacaaatgacctTGGTGACTGACTGTGCATGTATTATAAAGTGAGATGATGAAGAGATAAGAGATGAAGGAAAAGAATGAGCCACAGATCTCTAGATTTTATTCCATATTAGCAGGGGGATGACAGCCTTTTATAGTTGAGAGAAACAAGATTTGTGAGAAATAACAGGTCAGACTTTGAACTTATTTAGTTGCTTGTAAACTTTATCAGAAGTTTTGCAGGGATTTTAGGCACACACCTAGAATATGGAAGAGTAattgattatgaataaagatttTCTAACCATCGCATCTTCAATTAATAATTGATGTGATGTGAAAGGGGCTGTTATTTCCTGCAGAGTCTCTATCGATAAGAAAATCTTCCAACTACTACATAACTGTGTATTTTCCTGTGTATCCTTTTTTTCCAGTCATTGCAAATAATTCcaatatttttgacattttcattaaTGAATATTTACCTGGACTTTTTTGTAACCTGTATTGTGGTTCTACTAAACTTAATCCTGAGAATAATTCATAATAGTTGAGAGAAGTAGAATATGTAAGTCATTGCACCcgcttgctttaaaaatataaactgattATACTGTGGAAAATACTAGTGCCTTTGAGTAAAGGCTGCAAGGAAATGAGCACTTAACTTTTGGGGAAGGAAATGAGTACTTCTCCTTACACTTTTTACCTTGTGGCTTTTCAACTTGCCCTTCCCAATTTTCAGTTACTGATTTTCTGCAAAATAAGGGATTCCAGTGTTCTACAAGTTAAATTTCTGAATTGAGCTAACCCATAACAAATAGTTTCTTAATCTGTCTCAgaataaaagtaagtaaaatccagtctaaattttaaatggatcacataaataaatcattattacAAAAGTAACTACAACATTCTGTGTCAGGTCAAGAACTATGAAGCTAAACATTAAAGGGAAAACATGCAACCTAGTAATACTGTACTTGGGTTTCCAACTTGAGAGTTTCTtgactttttgtttcatttggtttCTTGGCATCAGAAAAATTTTCCAACAGATGCCAGAGTTTCAATTTAGAAACATGCAATCACAAGCGTTTCATATTTGTATGACACATTGAGCCAGCTTCTTCCAGTGTGAATTCTAAACCCAGGTTCCATCAAGCACTTTTGGCAGCTGCAATCACCACTGCTGCCTTCTAAAGAACTGTCTGGTAAGTGACTCCTTCTGTGTACGAAATGGTTCCATTGTGACCTGACTTAATATAGCCGCCCAAAGTGGgtaaaagaaacaggaagtaaCTAATGTGCTGTGATAATCTTGCACAACATtgcatattactttttaaaaagtaatttacttaaacttttaaataaatgaactattctcatttattattaattcatttctttaaaaaaaaagattttatttatttatccatgagaaacagagagagagagagagagagtcaaagacacaggcaaagggagaggcaggctccatgcagggagcccaactcaggacttgatcccgggattccaggatcacaccctgggccaaagacaggcactaaaccactgagccacccaaggatccccattaATTCATTTCTTGAATCAGTATTTAGTCTTctttattatattcatattatgCAAACAAGATCCATTTTCTTTGATTAACCCATTATAAGCACTTTCAGCACATAGTACTCTCCCAAATATTGGTGCTATGGTTTCATTCCGAAGGTTTGTATCAAACTCAAGACTAATTATGGTAAAAAAGGCCTTTTGCATGATATTCCAGAGCACAATGGCTGGGACATAGTTTACAGTCATGTTTTGTGAACTAATAAAGggctatatattaaaaaacatttatgttatttttttttgagagacttCTATTTGAATTCCATGCAAGTTgattttcctctgctcctccaaacaaaagaaataacCACCAAAATGTCCTTACTTAGCTTTTAGTATATAAATGCCTCTCTTGCCCATCCATTAACCTTCATATTCCTCAGAAGTAAAGACTTTGCTCTTTGATGGCAGTTTATAACTTTGAACAAAATATATCTGGGTTCAACATTATGCATTGTATTTTACCAGCTATAAATTTAGGGCAGCTTCACTCTTGGAACCTcaacttcttcatctgtaaaaatgggttACTCAATAGGGTtgacatgaaaattaaatggaaCTGTGCCTATATAAGGCAATGTGCCAAGACCTTAGCAAACACTCAAAACTTCTATTACAATGAATACTATTGCATTTTCAGTATAATACAATCCTCATATTCATACTAGGTGTTTCATAAACAAAAGATAGGtgaagaaagttatttttaatatgtaacaATTTCAGTTGCCTGGCATATGGGTGATTTCTTTTAGATGCTTAGTGCAAAAACACTTTATTATAATTGAGATCtattaataggaaaaataatgatcataTTCTCCCCAAATTATGaaatttattaattcaatttaagaataatttggcatttaaaaactGATCGATCATACTTATACATGACATATGGATAGAATAAGTTGAAATCAGAAaagttttttccttctctctggtcAATGTAACTTTATTCACAGACTCCATAATACTTATACTTAATTTCCTCTTTCCAAACTAGGTTTAACCTAGAACAGACTATTATCTCATTGCAAGATTGCAGGcattttattttgactttgaaatatatacatttttcagaTATTTGGGGAAAATCTTCTGTGTATCAAAATGCTTCAAAGAATCATTTCCCATTTAAATTTCCCTTCTGGGGAAGCtgggctggctcagcagtttagcgctgccttcagcccagggcacgatcctggagactcaggatccagtcccatgtcaggctccctgcatggagcctgcttctctctctgcctctctctctgtgtgtctctgatgaataaataaataaaatcttaaaaaaaaaaaagttgtgtttaaTCAGGAATTATCTTATTAGCATCTAATGACTGCAGACAAGTTCTGGCTTGTTTGTCAGTTTTAAATAGAGCTTCTCAAATTTTTGTAAGCTTGACCTTTGTCTGTCTTCCTAGTTTCTTCATAAACGTTTAACCATTAACACCTGGTACTCAGGGTtaatttatgaggaaaaaaaatcccccctTATTCTAGTGAAAatgctaatggaaaaaaaaaaagaaaatgctaatggAAGAAGCAGTTGAATAGAGCTGCATGATTCTTTTGTCATGGTAGTGGAAGTCATCACATATGCAATACTTTGGAAATGTCTATAGGTTGTCATGTCATTTTCTGTTCCTGTatctctaatatatttttaaaaattgtttacaaCATTAAAAATGGTGCTTCATGGCAAAGAGGACAAATTGTATATATTAGGAGAAATAAATGGTGAAATGTAAAGCATACTTTGAGGATTTGTATTAGTTTctcattgctgctataacaaattaccataactTTAGTGACTTAACACAAATCTACAAccttacagttctgtaggtcagaagtacAGTATAGGTcctattgggggaaaaaaatcaaggttaTTGTCCCTTCTGAAGGGTCTAGGGGAGAATTCCTTCCCTGTCCATTCAGATTTTTAGTAAAACTCAGTTCTTTGCAGTTTTGGAATGAGGTTTCCATTGTCTCTCTGACTCTAAACTCCTGACCATTTGCACCTTCTAGAGGCCACCTCATTTTTTGGCTCATGACCATCTTCTTCCATCCTCAAAGTCAGTAACAGTCCTCGCGTTGTATCTCTCGAACCACTCCTCTGTCTTACTCCTCCACATTTCAGGAGTCATACACTTAGACTGGATTAGATTATTCACCTAGATAATTCAGGATACTTTCCCCATTTCATGGTCCCTAACCATACTCACATCTGCAAAGCTCTTTTtcccatgtaaggtaacatattcacaggtgcAGTTCAAATCTgaattgttcaagggtcaactctagTAAAATATCACAAATAAGATAATGATATACCaccatttatttaactatttacccattaaaaacataaagaagtgtttttttttaattttattttacttagacatttaacttttgtttgtcttaaCATCTCTTTATTGCTCCTTCTAATCAAAATGATAGCCTTGCTgtatagagtattcttggttgcaggttttttcttttagcactttgagaTATCATGCCACTTTATTCTGGTCTGTAAAAtctctgctgaaaaatcagccaATAGACtaatggggtttcccttgtattgtaactgttttcttttctttggctgcttttaaggttctctctttatctccactttttgccattttaatgacTTTGTGTCTTgctgtggacctccttgggttgattttattggaggctctctgtgcctcctggatctggatttctgtttccttcctcagatttggAAAATTcccagctattatttcttcaaataaatattctgcccctctttctttctctttttcttctgggattcATATAATGAAAAAGTTATTACACTTGGTagtgttgctgagttccctatttttctcatttgtcctGTTCTTTGGAGACATAtgcctctgtctcttcattttatctaactctctgtgcctgtttctatgttagaaaagtcagctacatttgctcttgaaagtagtggccttatgaagaagtcCTATGGTGCCTTGTAATGAAAtctcccctgttcaccagaacctgatttcaggtgtctcctatgtgtgttatGTGTTTTACTGTTGTGGCTGAGCTTGGGGTGCTTGGCACGGGGGTCTGTTTTTGCTACTTTCTGTGTGCGTGCAGTATCCCTTCCTCCTGCAGAGAGTCTCATGGGTCCATTTGGCTCccaactgtgtctctgcccttcctaccctttTCAACATGGCCTCTTCTCTATATTTAGGTGTGGAGTCTTTTCTGCCAGGCCTCAGATCATTCTCTGGGTTACTTACACTGATACAGGTGTTATCCAGTTGTAGATAATAGGTGGAATAGTTTCCTGGCTCTGTAGAATAACCCCCACACCCCTGAGAAAGACATTGAGGGACCTGAAAGATACCCAAAACAAAGTCCTGAGCAGGGATTTGTCCCTCTTACCCAGTTCTACGTATGATACTGGCCTCATTTCAACAAGAATGACACTTACCTTTCATAATTGTGAAGATTAAAGCTAATTTATATGAGATCTCTCATGTATATTATGCAGATATGTATTACTTCACTACATTAGAGGGAAGACATAGCTATTCTGTTAATATCAGCAGTTATACTTTAATATCAAGTACTACTTTACAGAAGAGGAGGTGAGTGAGGGGATGGataggtgatggatattaaggaaggcacttgttgtgatgagcactggctgtcgtatttaagtgatgaatcactaaattctataccagaaacaaatattacactgcatgttaactaacttgaatttaaataaatatttggtggaaaaaaatatcaagtaGTATAATTCCTCAGCATTAATATTGTATAGTTaagatatataatttcttttcttggtAGATGGACTGGAGACCTTTACCAGATTTCTTAAAACTGAATTCAGCGAGGAAAACATTGAATTTTGGATAGCCTGTGAAGAATTCAAGAGAAGCAAAGACCCTCAACAAATTATCCCTAAAGCAAaagcaatatatgaaaaatttatacAGACTGATGCTCCACAAGAGGTAAAGatgattataaaaatttaaaattccttgaaaaaattttaagagagtCTGCCTTTATCAAATTGGTATCTTCATACATTCTACAAGAAAGGTCAAGATTTTATTGAAGCAAAAATGAGTATTTATGTAAATTCCTACATACAAACAGAATGCATTTAAGGCTTTGCCATGGAAGCAAAATTATAATTGAAGTCATTCCTTGGGGTTATTTTTATTCTACACTAAGAATGAATACAATTACTTGCAACATTTAGATTTATTCACTTATCCATATTAATCATCTAAGCATAAGCAATGTGCCATCAAAACTAATGATTTCTATATGTGAGGAAGGCAAGACAAATTGAAAAGTTTGTATAATGTACCATTATGTGGGAGCACATCTACCTATGCAAAGTTTTGATTATCCCCAAAATAATTATTCTCTTTGATagactaaaagaaaattttataattgaTAGATGAGGGAAATCTAATTTAACAAGGTTCAAGTGAAAAaacagttgtgattttttttgattGCAAGCTCAATGTGAGATAACTTTGTGATACAAatactaaaactataaaactagcAAATATTACCTGATTAccctcaaaaataatttaaatagagtttctgtatctttat
This DNA window, taken from Canis aureus isolate CA01 chromosome 38, VMU_Caureus_v.1.0, whole genome shotgun sequence, encodes the following:
- the RGS18 gene encoding regulator of G-protein signaling 18; the encoded protein is METSLVFFSQLNMCESKEKTFFKLIHGSGKEETSKEAKIRAKEKRNRLSLLVQKPEFHEETHFSRSGHLARETRVSPEEAVIWGESFDKLLSHKDGLETFTRFLKTEFSEENIEFWIACEEFKRSKDPQQIIPKAKAIYEKFIQTDAPQEVNLDFHTKEVITKSITQPTLHSFDAAQSRVYQLMEQDSYTRFLKSDIYLDLIEGRPQRPTNLRRRSRSFTCTEFQDVKSDVAIWL